The Desulfuromonas versatilis genome has a segment encoding these proteins:
- a CDS encoding type VI secretion system Vgr family protein, with protein sequence MGEIKCHAGRDTLELAASRARLSFCLGDIALPVLSLDGEETLSEPFHFRIETLCPEGHPISGMPGQPGQVGLTGRDGAQRKLAGVVTGAEELGRHGDGRRRVLVCFESRLALLRLQSDTRLVLSRSTPEIVRDTLLQHGFSPNQLRFHLTRTCRVRPSTLQAAETDLAFVLRLLAREGIFFWSDQEQGREVVHFADHNSHCPALERPPVRYRPGGGLAAGQPQTAFDRLRVVQQMVPANCLMHNTCELQPGVALEALRAVGAAQSSGPLARVDFAGGFRSAEDAERHAQQRAERARVDSWRLAAGGEVAGLSAGGTLTLDASRLAGDYSGDYLVVSLRHSASQYAGQGVAGEDRPYRCEAQLIRRETPFRPTLPPRPELPLTFSARIEAAGEYAQLDEQGRYRIKLLADREDKPHSEASLPIRRLAPCGGPPGELPVGFHAPLHDGAEVLLSCLNGDPDRPMLVGTLPNPDTPSPVTSANPQQNILRSASGNELCLDDKRQAEAITLQTWGGQNILRMDAEAVGHRLRLATEQGAMQWQANKTMDIRSGGTLTERSGNDRIQTVENRHRTETRSGEIHHQAATDAGLSAAKNLQMRAGRNLEFTAGKHLRLDVEQGQQVTVKRGDASFTVRDGQVHIQAAREIRIEGRGGGDIHFGQSGGGFVIAADGAVKLFGKQVSLKGSGGVSLNGTVNYRVGSPQAMPATSAEKTLVPRVIGELTDGGEPCIFDLNWSRNPVGVGHAVNAEFSVKNFSSGEAATVTVFDISHEEQFEVVDTLTLVLNDGMGRHALVWQRQEEQVQEDLLREEQNGPVGVLSYAFQVEVAGRRSGFSDALNLTTSVTLAPEYVDGNPLEGGEQILLEDAAGGRYVAKVVEGKAHFEGVVIGPWRWNIVGEPFAFAGKKTHE encoded by the coding sequence ATGGGGGAAATTAAATGTCATGCAGGGAGGGACACCTTGGAGCTCGCCGCCAGCCGGGCTCGGTTGTCTTTTTGCCTCGGGGATATCGCCTTGCCGGTACTGTCCCTCGATGGCGAGGAGACCCTGTCCGAGCCTTTTCACTTCCGTATCGAAACCCTTTGTCCTGAAGGTCACCCCATATCCGGCATGCCGGGCCAGCCGGGTCAGGTCGGCCTGACCGGCCGCGACGGGGCGCAGCGAAAGCTGGCCGGGGTGGTGACCGGCGCCGAGGAGCTCGGCCGGCACGGCGACGGTCGGCGTCGCGTCCTGGTCTGTTTCGAATCACGCCTGGCGCTGCTGCGCCTGCAGAGCGACACCCGCCTGGTCCTGTCCCGATCCACTCCCGAAATCGTTCGCGATACCCTGTTGCAGCACGGTTTTTCCCCCAATCAGCTCCGCTTTCACCTGACCCGTACCTGCCGCGTGCGCCCCTCGACTTTGCAGGCCGCGGAGACTGACCTTGCCTTCGTCCTGAGGCTGCTGGCCCGCGAGGGGATCTTCTTCTGGTCGGACCAGGAGCAGGGGCGCGAGGTGGTGCATTTTGCCGACCACAACTCCCATTGCCCCGCCCTCGAACGCCCCCCGGTCCGTTACCGTCCCGGTGGCGGGCTCGCCGCCGGCCAGCCGCAGACGGCCTTCGATCGGCTTCGGGTGGTTCAGCAGATGGTGCCGGCCAACTGCCTGATGCACAACACCTGCGAGCTGCAGCCCGGGGTCGCCCTGGAAGCGCTGCGCGCAGTGGGCGCTGCCCAGAGCTCCGGCCCCCTTGCCCGCGTGGATTTCGCCGGCGGCTTCCGCTCGGCCGAGGACGCCGAAAGGCACGCCCAGCAGCGGGCCGAGCGCGCCCGGGTCGATAGCTGGCGTCTCGCTGCCGGTGGCGAGGTGGCCGGACTTTCCGCGGGGGGAACCCTGACTCTGGATGCCTCGCGGCTGGCCGGCGACTACAGCGGCGACTACCTGGTGGTGAGCCTGCGCCACAGCGCCAGCCAGTACGCCGGGCAGGGGGTGGCCGGGGAAGATCGCCCCTATCGCTGCGAGGCGCAGCTGATCCGCCGCGAAACCCCCTTTCGTCCAACCCTGCCGCCGCGGCCCGAACTGCCGCTGACCTTCAGCGCCCGCATCGAGGCGGCCGGCGAGTATGCCCAACTCGACGAGCAGGGGCGCTACCGGATCAAGCTGCTGGCCGACCGCGAAGACAAGCCCCACAGCGAGGCGAGCCTGCCGATCCGGCGCCTGGCGCCCTGCGGCGGCCCGCCGGGAGAACTGCCTGTCGGTTTCCATGCGCCGCTGCACGACGGCGCCGAGGTGCTACTCTCCTGCCTCAACGGCGATCCCGACCGGCCGATGCTGGTCGGCACCCTGCCCAATCCCGACACCCCGTCGCCGGTGACCAGCGCCAATCCCCAACAGAATATTCTACGCAGCGCCTCGGGCAACGAGCTGTGCCTGGACGACAAGCGCCAGGCCGAGGCCATCACCCTGCAGACCTGGGGCGGGCAGAACATCCTGCGGATGGATGCCGAAGCGGTGGGGCACAGGCTGCGCCTGGCCACCGAGCAGGGCGCCATGCAGTGGCAGGCGAACAAAACTATGGACATCCGCAGCGGCGGCACCCTCACCGAGCGCAGCGGAAACGACCGCATCCAGACCGTGGAGAACCGCCACCGCACCGAGACCCGCAGCGGCGAAATCCACCACCAGGCCGCCACCGACGCCGGCCTGAGTGCTGCGAAAAACCTGCAGATGCGCGCCGGCAGAAACCTCGAGTTCACCGCCGGCAAGCATCTGCGTCTCGATGTCGAGCAGGGCCAGCAGGTCACGGTGAAGCGCGGCGACGCCAGCTTCACCGTCCGCGACGGCCAGGTGCACATCCAGGCCGCGCGAGAGATCCGCATCGAGGGGCGCGGCGGCGGCGATATCCACTTCGGCCAGAGCGGCGGCGGCTTCGTCATTGCTGCCGACGGCGCGGTGAAGCTGTTCGGCAAACAGGTCAGCCTCAAGGGGAGCGGCGGCGTGTCCCTGAACGGGACGGTGAATTACCGGGTGGGTTCGCCACAGGCGATGCCGGCCACTTCAGCGGAAAAAACACTTGTCCCGCGGGTCATCGGAGAGCTCACAGATGGGGGCGAACCCTGTATCTTCGACCTGAACTGGAGCCGTAATCCTGTCGGTGTCGGCCACGCCGTGAATGCGGAGTTTTCAGTGAAAAACTTCTCCAGCGGCGAAGCTGCGACGGTTACCGTGTTTGACATTTCCCACGAAGAGCAGTTCGAGGTGGTGGATACCCTGACCCTCGTCCTGAACGATGGGATGGGGCGTCATGCCCTTGTTTGGCAACGCCAGGAAGAGCAGGTCCAGGAGGATCTGCTTCGAGAAGAGCAAAACGGCCCTGTCGGGGTTCTTTCCTATGCATTCCAGGTTGAGGTCGCCGGAAGGCGGTCAGGCTTTTCGGACGCCCTGAATCTGACCACTTCGGTGACTCTCGCTCCCGAATATGTCGATGGTAATCCATTGGAAGGCGGAGAGCAGATTTTGCTCGAAGATGCCGCAGGCGGAAGATACGTTGCGAAGGTTGTCGAAGGGAAAGCGCATTTTGAAGGGGTTGTAATTGGCCCCTGGCGGTGGAATATCGTAGGAGAACCTTTTGCGTTCGCTGGGAAGAAAACTCATGAATAA
- a CDS encoding class II fumarate hydratase, giving the protein MNDKRIERDSMGEMQVPATALYGAQTARALQNFPISGVRFPRPFIRALGMIKERAARVNMELELLDRDRAMAIMEAAEEVIQGTLDGEFVLDIFQTGSGTSTNMNANEVIAHRASQLLEEPPEKRTVHPNDHVNLGQSSNDVIPTAMHLAAAVEIRHSLIPALFALQEALGEKAGEFDDIVKIGRTHLQDATPVRLGQVFSGYARQVALSIRRLENSLEGLLELPLGGTAVGTGINTHPRFAAKVIDGLAEVTGLPFKEAANHFEAQGARDAAVAASGALKVCATALFKIANDIRFLGSGPRCGLGELVLPPVQPGSSIMPGKVNPVMAESLMQVCAQVIGNDAAITLGGLAGNFELNVMMPVITRNLLESIALLATAGTQFTHRCVRGLEADRRRCEQTVEQSLAMCTALAPVIGYDRAAQIAKQAYALGKTVREVALEQKVLPEDELQRILDPRPMTEPGVPGKTR; this is encoded by the coding sequence ATGAACGACAAACGGATCGAACGCGATTCCATGGGCGAAATGCAGGTCCCCGCGACGGCCCTCTACGGCGCCCAGACCGCCCGGGCCCTGCAAAACTTTCCCATCAGCGGGGTGCGCTTTCCGCGCCCCTTTATTCGTGCCCTGGGGATGATCAAGGAGCGGGCGGCGCGGGTCAACATGGAGCTGGAGCTGCTCGACCGCGACCGGGCCATGGCCATCATGGAAGCCGCCGAAGAGGTCATCCAGGGAACCCTGGACGGCGAGTTCGTGCTGGACATCTTTCAGACCGGATCGGGGACCAGCACCAACATGAACGCCAACGAGGTCATCGCCCACCGCGCCTCCCAGCTGCTTGAAGAGCCCCCGGAGAAGCGAACCGTCCACCCCAATGACCACGTCAACCTGGGCCAGTCGAGCAACGACGTCATCCCCACCGCCATGCACCTGGCCGCCGCCGTGGAGATCCGCCACAGCCTCATCCCCGCCCTGTTCGCCCTGCAGGAGGCCCTGGGCGAAAAGGCCGGCGAATTCGACGACATCGTCAAGATCGGCCGCACCCACCTGCAGGACGCCACCCCGGTGCGCCTCGGCCAGGTCTTCTCCGGCTACGCCCGCCAGGTCGCCCTGTCGATCCGCCGCCTGGAAAACAGCCTGGAAGGGCTGCTCGAGCTGCCCCTCGGCGGGACCGCGGTCGGGACCGGCATCAACACCCATCCGCGCTTCGCCGCCAAGGTCATCGACGGTCTGGCCGAGGTGACCGGCCTGCCTTTCAAGGAGGCGGCCAATCATTTCGAGGCGCAGGGGGCCAGGGACGCTGCGGTGGCCGCCAGCGGAGCCCTGAAAGTTTGCGCCACGGCGCTGTTCAAGATCGCCAACGACATCCGTTTTCTGGGCAGCGGCCCGCGCTGCGGGCTGGGTGAACTGGTCCTGCCGCCGGTGCAGCCGGGTAGCTCGATCATGCCCGGCAAGGTCAACCCGGTGATGGCCGAGAGCCTGATGCAGGTCTGCGCCCAGGTCATCGGCAACGATGCCGCCATCACCCTGGGCGGGCTTGCCGGGAATTTCGAGCTCAACGTGATGATGCCGGTCATCACCCGCAACCTGCTCGAATCCATCGCCCTGCTCGCAACCGCCGGCACCCAGTTTACTCACCGCTGTGTGCGGGGGCTCGAGGCAGACCGCCGACGCTGCGAACAGACCGTGGAGCAGAGCCTGGCCATGTGCACCGCGCTGGCCCCGGTCATCGGCTACGACCGGGCCGCGCAGATCGCCAAACAGGCCTATGCATTGGGGAAAACCGTCAGGGAGGTGGCGCTGGAGCAGAAAGTGCTGCCCGAGGACGAACTGCAGAGGATCCTCGACCCCCGGCCGATGACCGAACCGGGGGTGCCGGGGAAAACCAGGTGA
- a CDS encoding EamA family transporter, whose product MSTLAFSLILFSALMHALWNLLVKRSRDKTVFIWWMFVCSGGMLNLLLPFMPEPFPLPSGQVLLLGAGGAACFVFYHLFNGRAYRAGDLSLTYPLSQTAMVYVPVWGVLLLGEQLSPLGVGGILLILCGAYCVQLRRLSSSEILRPFRNLSDPSVQAALIAGFIYSVGAVIDKSGVTIYPAFHFTYLLVMFMLAFLTLNLLRPSYRGRVLEEFRHSRMLVAVSGPVMMGSFLTFRFGLKLAPMSYAVPVRQVSLLIGVLIGTLFLGESCGRIRFIAAMLILAGVCLVRLG is encoded by the coding sequence ATGAGCACCCTGGCCTTTTCACTGATCCTGTTCTCCGCCCTGATGCACGCCCTGTGGAACCTGCTGGTCAAGCGCAGCAGGGACAAGACCGTGTTCATCTGGTGGATGTTCGTCTGTTCGGGCGGGATGCTCAATCTGCTGCTCCCTTTCATGCCCGAGCCCTTTCCGCTGCCTTCGGGGCAGGTCCTGCTGCTGGGGGCCGGCGGCGCCGCCTGCTTCGTGTTCTATCACCTGTTCAACGGGCGCGCCTATCGGGCGGGCGATCTGTCATTGACTTATCCTCTTTCGCAGACGGCCATGGTCTATGTTCCGGTCTGGGGAGTGCTGCTGCTCGGCGAACAACTCTCGCCCCTGGGGGTGGGGGGGATCCTGCTGATTCTCTGCGGCGCCTATTGCGTTCAGCTGCGCCGGCTCAGCAGCTCGGAAATCCTGCGCCCGTTCCGCAATTTGAGCGACCCTTCGGTGCAGGCCGCGCTAATTGCTGGATTCATCTATTCCGTGGGGGCGGTGATCGACAAATCGGGCGTCACCATCTACCCGGCCTTCCATTTCACCTACCTGCTGGTCATGTTCATGCTGGCCTTTCTTACTCTGAATTTGCTGCGTCCATCCTACCGTGGCCGGGTACTGGAGGAGTTCCGGCACAGCCGGATGCTGGTGGCGGTTTCCGGGCCGGTGATGATGGGCTCGTTCCTGACCTTCCGATTCGGACTCAAGCTGGCGCCAATGAGCTATGCGGTTCCGGTGCGCCAGGTCAGCCTGCTGATCGGGGTGCTGATCGGCACCCTGTTTCTCGGCGAGTCCTGCGGCCGCATCCGCTTTATCGCCGCCATGCTGATCCTCGCCGGGGTCTGCCTGGTGCGGCTGGGGTGA
- a CDS encoding HD domain-containing protein: protein MKNLANFFFEVGMLKRTPRTGFQFLGSGAESVAEHIFRTAIIGYTLARLDDEADVGRVLELCLFHDVPEARTGDLNYVNKKYVKADEAKAVEDLARTLPFGDHYRSALQEFAAAGSREALIAHDADQLEMILALKEYKDLGNRYADEWYPFAVRRLKTEPAQRLAETIWATDSSRWWFDDDAEWWVKGRKDQL from the coding sequence ATGAAAAATCTTGCCAATTTCTTTTTCGAAGTGGGGATGCTCAAGCGCACGCCGCGCACCGGGTTCCAGTTTCTCGGTTCGGGGGCGGAGTCGGTGGCCGAGCATATCTTCCGCACCGCGATCATCGGTTACACCCTGGCGCGCCTCGATGACGAGGCCGACGTCGGGCGGGTGCTGGAGCTGTGCCTGTTCCACGACGTCCCCGAGGCGCGCACCGGCGACCTCAACTACGTCAACAAAAAGTACGTCAAGGCCGACGAGGCCAAGGCGGTGGAGGACCTGGCCCGCACCCTGCCTTTCGGCGACCACTACCGCAGCGCTCTGCAGGAGTTCGCCGCGGCCGGCAGCCGCGAGGCCCTCATTGCCCACGACGCCGACCAGCTGGAGATGATCCTGGCGCTCAAGGAGTACAAGGACCTCGGCAATCGCTACGCTGACGAGTGGTATCCCTTCGCCGTGCGGCGGCTGAAAACCGAACCCGCCCAGCGCCTGGCGGAGACGATCTGGGCCACCGATTCGAGCCGCTGGTGGTTCGACGATGATGCCGAGTGGTGGGTCAAGGGGCGAAAAGACCAGCTCTAG